In Paenibacillus sp. G2S3, a single window of DNA contains:
- a CDS encoding response regulator: MYKLILAEDEEDVREGVIGQIDWEHYGFEIVEQAENGREAADAIDRLLPDVVVTDIQMPFMNGLQLAEWIRDRHPNTKIIILTGYDEFEYAQKAIKLQIDEYILKPFSSQELIDVLVKVRATIEAEIAEKENVFVLSEHYRKSLPVLREQFLSSLVSRKLRMNEIDEKSSEYGIDLHGKWFQASVISVDYIRPERETVGHISGKQISLRDTGERNLQLFAVLNIAEELCTKHSFGRVFIHRDEVVLLSICDAGEEAEITGKTFEILEEIRHNVQRFLKLTVTAGSGTVCHSPAMLFNSFGDAMQALDYRLILGNNRVIWIEDVESRSNTFLTYDELTQQSLIRTIKMGTVQELKEVVEELFGGLDAEQVSTQDYQIFLLEIITSILRVAKESGSDAAKFVGSGISSLTDMNKFNSMSEAKQWIITICSRLMDSIALERQSSYKLLIDEAKDYIRSHYEESDISIGKVCQHLHISTGYFSSIFKKEMKMTFVSYLLQIRLEAAKELLRSTELKAFEIAEKIGFADPNYFSFCFRKKYGQSPKEYKNSSRGG; the protein is encoded by the coding sequence ATGTACAAGTTAATTCTTGCTGAAGATGAAGAAGATGTTAGAGAAGGGGTCATCGGGCAGATTGATTGGGAGCACTATGGTTTCGAAATTGTAGAACAGGCGGAGAATGGACGAGAGGCAGCGGATGCGATAGATCGTTTGCTCCCGGATGTAGTGGTGACTGATATTCAAATGCCTTTTATGAACGGGCTGCAGCTGGCGGAATGGATTCGCGATCGGCATCCTAATACCAAGATCATTATTCTGACGGGGTATGATGAATTTGAATATGCACAGAAGGCGATTAAACTACAAATTGATGAGTATATTTTGAAACCGTTTTCTTCTCAGGAATTGATTGATGTTCTTGTTAAGGTCAGAGCCACCATAGAGGCTGAAATCGCAGAGAAAGAAAATGTTTTTGTACTCAGCGAGCATTATCGAAAAAGTCTGCCTGTACTGCGTGAACAGTTCTTATCTTCACTAGTTTCACGCAAGCTACGAATGAATGAAATAGACGAGAAAAGCTCGGAATACGGAATAGATCTACATGGAAAATGGTTCCAAGCCTCGGTAATTAGTGTGGATTATATTCGTCCAGAGCGGGAAACGGTTGGACATATCTCAGGTAAGCAAATTTCTTTACGTGATACAGGAGAGAGGAATTTACAGCTATTCGCTGTGCTGAATATTGCAGAAGAACTATGTACTAAGCATAGTTTTGGCAGGGTGTTTATCCATCGTGATGAGGTAGTGCTCCTTTCCATTTGTGATGCAGGTGAAGAAGCTGAAATTACGGGGAAGACCTTTGAGATTCTAGAAGAAATCCGGCACAATGTGCAGCGCTTTCTAAAGCTAACGGTAACCGCTGGTTCTGGAACGGTGTGTCACTCGCCGGCTATGCTATTTAACTCCTTTGGAGATGCCATGCAAGCGTTAGATTATCGGCTCATTCTCGGCAATAACCGAGTCATTTGGATCGAGGATGTGGAGTCACGTTCGAATACATTCTTGACCTATGATGAACTGACCCAGCAGTCCTTAATCCGAACCATTAAGATGGGAACCGTACAGGAGCTTAAGGAAGTCGTTGAGGAGTTATTTGGCGGATTAGATGCTGAGCAGGTATCTACTCAGGATTATCAGATTTTTTTGCTGGAGATTATTACATCCATCCTGCGTGTAGCCAAAGAATCCGGTAGTGATGCTGCTAAATTCGTAGGATCTGGCATTTCCTCATTAACCGATATGAATAAATTCAATAGTATGAGTGAAGCCAAGCAGTGGATTATTACGATCTGCAGCCGACTAATGGACTCCATTGCTTTAGAACGCCAATCCAGCTATAAACTGCTTATTGATGAAGCTAAAGATTATATCCGTAGCCACTATGAGGAATCAGATATTTCTATCGGAAAGGTTTGCCAGCATTTACATATTAGTACGGGTTATTTTAGCAGTATTTTTAAGAAGGAAATGAAGATGACATTCGTTAGTTATCTCTTGCAAATCCGATTAGAGGCAGCAAAAGAGCTTTTACGGTCCACGGAACTGAAGGCTTTTGAAATCGCTGAGAAAATTGGCTTTGCTGATCCTAACTATTTCAGCTTTTGCTTCCGTAAAAAATATGGTCAGTCTCCCAAAGAGTATAAAAATAGCTCCAGAGGAGGGTAG
- a CDS encoding galactose ABC transporter substrate-binding protein yields the protein MKKITSVLLASALLGAALTGCGGNNKTTDNAADKATNAPKTENSGTTTETPKVGVAIYKFDDTFMTGVRNAIDSAAKGIATVDIVDSQNSQPTQNDKVDLFITKKYNGMLINPVDRTAAGVIIEKAKTANIPVVFLNREPLPEDMKKWDKVYYVGAKAEESGTMSGQLIVDYWKAHPEADKNGDGVLQYVMLKGEPGHQDAELRTTYSIQAIEDAGIKVEKLAEDTAMWDRVKGQEKMAAFLGSHGDKIEAVLANNDDMALGAIEALKASGYFTGDKFMPVVGVDATAPAIQALEDGTMLGTVLNDANNQGKAAITVAALLAKGETPSKDNVGFDITDNQYVWISYKKITKDNIADAK from the coding sequence ATGAAAAAAATCACTTCCGTTCTATTAGCTAGTGCTTTGCTGGGTGCTGCTCTGACAGGCTGTGGTGGCAACAACAAAACTACAGATAATGCTGCAGACAAGGCAACTAACGCTCCAAAGACTGAGAACTCGGGCACTACAACAGAAACGCCTAAAGTTGGGGTCGCCATTTACAAATTTGACGATACCTTTATGACAGGTGTTCGTAACGCAATCGATAGTGCCGCTAAAGGCATCGCTACAGTAGATATCGTAGATAGCCAAAATTCACAACCAACACAAAATGACAAGGTTGACTTATTCATCACTAAAAAATATAACGGGATGCTGATTAACCCAGTTGACCGTACAGCTGCTGGCGTCATTATCGAAAAAGCAAAAACAGCAAACATTCCAGTGGTATTCCTTAACCGTGAACCGCTTCCTGAAGATATGAAGAAATGGGATAAAGTTTATTATGTAGGTGCGAAAGCAGAAGAGTCCGGTACAATGTCCGGTCAACTGATTGTTGACTACTGGAAAGCACATCCTGAAGCGGATAAGAACGGCGACGGGGTTCTCCAATATGTAATGCTGAAAGGTGAACCAGGACACCAAGATGCTGAGCTTCGTACTACTTACTCTATTCAAGCTATCGAAGATGCAGGAATCAAGGTAGAGAAGCTGGCTGAAGATACAGCAATGTGGGATCGCGTAAAAGGACAAGAAAAAATGGCTGCATTCCTTGGCTCCCACGGCGACAAAATTGAAGCGGTTCTTGCTAACAACGATGATATGGCCCTCGGTGCAATTGAAGCTCTGAAAGCTTCTGGCTACTTTACGGGTGACAAATTCATGCCGGTAGTAGGTGTGGATGCAACGGCTCCTGCGATTCAAGCGCTGGAAGATGGAACAATGCTCGGTACAGTGCTGAATGATGCGAATAACCAAGGTAAAGCGGCTATCACAGTTGCTGCTCTGCTTGCTAAAGGCGAAACGCCTTCGAAAGACAATGTAGGTTTTGATATTACTGACAACCAATACGTATGGATTTCCTACAAAAAGATTACGAAAGACAACATAGCTGACGCTAAGTAA
- a CDS encoding substrate-binding domain-containing protein codes for MKTFRFWLTLLMCAVLWTTVTSCFNSAPNYINTNKTRNIHLIVKMNRGDYWNTVKLGAEAAAQEFNVKLTFKAPDSESDIAEQVKMVQDSIKEKADVIILAASSYMGLAQVVDQAAYSKIPVISVDAEVGSARVRTYIGSNGYEAGQKSAERLIKLLKGYGEVGIINFTNSTQSEKLESSNGIEYGARDAEEREKGFLNYTARYPNIQVVEISYTTSSIKDAEDLTQLMLLKHPNLRGIASLNETASQGAAMAIQSRGLQNIKMVAFDSSPSMMELLQDGTVQATVIQNPFSNGYLAVKHAVEVIEGIDVPERVDTGTKLIDLDNMLWPENQKLLFPFVR; via the coding sequence ATGAAAACCTTTCGTTTTTGGCTAACCTTGTTAATGTGTGCGGTGTTATGGACTACCGTTACCTCTTGTTTTAATTCAGCGCCCAATTACATCAATACAAATAAGACCCGTAATATTCACCTCATTGTGAAAATGAACAGGGGCGATTACTGGAATACGGTTAAATTGGGAGCAGAGGCTGCGGCACAGGAATTCAACGTCAAATTAACCTTCAAAGCTCCGGACTCCGAGAGTGACATCGCAGAACAGGTAAAAATGGTGCAGGACTCCATAAAAGAAAAAGCAGACGTGATTATTTTAGCTGCAAGTAGTTACATGGGGCTTGCGCAGGTTGTAGATCAGGCAGCTTATTCCAAAATCCCTGTGATATCCGTAGATGCGGAAGTAGGTTCAGCAAGAGTAAGGACATATATTGGCTCGAACGGCTATGAGGCGGGTCAAAAATCTGCAGAACGATTGATCAAGCTGTTAAAAGGATACGGCGAGGTGGGCATTATTAACTTCACCAATTCAACACAGAGCGAGAAGCTGGAGTCTTCTAACGGTATTGAATACGGTGCAAGAGACGCGGAGGAGCGGGAGAAGGGATTTTTAAATTACACTGCCCGTTATCCGAATATACAGGTGGTTGAGATTTCATACACGACTTCCAGTATTAAGGATGCAGAAGATCTTACGCAACTGATGCTGCTGAAGCATCCGAATCTTCGAGGAATCGCGAGCCTGAATGAGACTGCTTCACAGGGGGCGGCAATGGCTATCCAAAGTCGGGGGCTGCAAAATATAAAAATGGTAGCCTTTGATAGCTCCCCCTCCATGATGGAATTGCTGCAGGACGGTACTGTTCAAGCAACAGTGATCCAAAATCCTTTTAGCAACGGGTATTTGGCTGTAAAACATGCCGTTGAAGTGATTGAAGGTATCGATGTACCAGAACGCGTCGACACAGGAACAAAACTAATTGATTTGGACAATATGCTGTGGCCTGAGAATCAAAAGCTGTTATTTCCGTTTGTTAGATAG
- a CDS encoding sensor histidine kinase has protein sequence MRQEKSYSFRLRPQHPKGGKRRLSSKLRSIQVTITLTFTSVAVLVAVVVSLMLYNKFAKTAEENANMNMQQIIEQVNYNLELYVKGMRNIFETAEDQITNSPSVDSALLMERMAMLMGSREDLVSAAVFTPQGKYVVGTAGQKLRSNTQLETQSWFTTAKRTSEISYSAPHIQNLFKGQYIWVVSISKLIQYQENGVLKTGILLMDFNFRTIDELSKQVKLGKRGYAYILDQLGNIVYHPQQQLIYAGLKYENVEPVLEYAYRSYLDESTGEKRFITVRTLKQTGWKIVGVAYYDEIVTTKRDLNTFLSWFLAVVILCVIIVSVFLSARIARPIRKLERTLQQVGEGDLNTRIDVSGAYEVEQLSKRFNLMLQRIRQLMDQIIYEQETKRKGELEVLQSQINPHFLYNTLNSVIRLAERGKTEEVVTMIQSLSKFFRISLSKGNNMITVQEELDHIRHYLVIQSFRFKNKFRYEIIAQDEVLQCQTIKLILQPIVENALYHGIEMMPDEGFISIQAELKENLVLIRISDNGLGMSKETMKVILTGGSKSMSGSGVGVRNVNERIELYYGREYGLSFESEIEEGTTVTLIFPALAKGEGNEGLKEDETSS, from the coding sequence ATGCGGCAAGAAAAGTCCTATTCTTTTCGACTGCGGCCGCAGCATCCCAAAGGGGGGAAACGTCGATTGTCCTCCAAGCTGCGGAGCATTCAAGTGACAATTACGCTCACTTTTACATCCGTTGCCGTTCTAGTAGCCGTCGTTGTTAGTCTTATGCTGTATAACAAGTTTGCGAAGACAGCAGAAGAAAATGCCAATATGAATATGCAGCAGATTATTGAGCAAGTGAACTATAATTTGGAGCTTTATGTTAAAGGTATGCGAAATATTTTTGAAACCGCAGAAGATCAAATCACGAATAGTCCCTCCGTGGACTCCGCTTTACTGATGGAAAGAATGGCGATGTTAATGGGAAGTAGAGAGGATCTGGTTTCTGCAGCGGTTTTTACTCCTCAGGGGAAATACGTCGTGGGTACAGCAGGACAGAAGCTGCGCAGCAACACACAGTTAGAAACTCAGAGTTGGTTTACTACGGCCAAAAGAACATCGGAGATCTCCTATTCAGCGCCCCATATTCAGAACTTGTTTAAAGGTCAATACATTTGGGTCGTGTCGATCAGTAAACTCATTCAATATCAGGAAAATGGAGTACTAAAAACGGGTATCCTCCTGATGGATTTTAACTTTCGCACCATAGATGAGCTGAGCAAGCAGGTTAAGCTTGGTAAAAGAGGATACGCTTACATTCTCGATCAATTAGGCAACATCGTGTATCATCCGCAGCAGCAGCTTATTTATGCTGGTTTAAAGTATGAGAATGTGGAGCCGGTATTGGAATATGCTTATCGTAGCTATTTGGATGAGTCTACAGGTGAAAAACGATTTATTACAGTACGTACGCTAAAACAGACCGGGTGGAAAATAGTAGGTGTTGCTTATTATGATGAGATCGTGACTACCAAGCGTGATCTGAACACCTTTTTATCCTGGTTCTTAGCGGTAGTTATTTTATGTGTAATTATCGTATCTGTCTTCTTGTCTGCGCGAATTGCCCGTCCCATCCGTAAGCTGGAACGGACACTTCAGCAGGTAGGTGAAGGGGATCTTAATACTCGAATCGATGTGAGTGGCGCGTATGAAGTAGAGCAGTTGTCCAAACGGTTTAACCTCATGCTGCAGCGTATTCGTCAATTGATGGATCAAATTATTTATGAACAAGAGACGAAACGTAAGGGTGAGCTTGAAGTTCTGCAATCCCAGATCAATCCACACTTCTTGTACAATACCTTGAACTCTGTGATCCGGCTTGCTGAACGTGGTAAGACGGAGGAGGTCGTTACAATGATTCAGTCTTTATCTAAGTTTTTCCGGATTAGTCTAAGCAAAGGGAATAATATGATTACCGTGCAGGAAGAGCTAGATCATATTCGTCATTATCTCGTCATTCAGAGCTTTCGTTTCAAAAATAAATTCCGCTACGAGATCATTGCACAGGATGAAGTGCTGCAGTGTCAGACGATTAAGCTGATTTTGCAGCCAATTGTAGAGAATGCCTTGTATCACGGAATAGAAATGATGCCTGATGAAGGCTTTATCTCTATCCAAGCAGAACTGAAGGAGAACCTTGTCCTCATACGGATTAGTGATAATGGACTAGGAATGTCCAAGGAGACTATGAAGGTTATTTTGACAGGTGGCAGTAAGAGTATGAGTGGTTCAGGGGTAGGCGTAAGAAATGTGAACGAGCGTATTGAATTGTACTATGGGCGTGAATATGGTCTGTCTTTTGAAAGTGAAATTGAAGAAGGCACTACGGTTACCCTTATCTTCCCGGCACTTGCAAAAGGCGAAGGCAATGAAGGGCTTAAGGAGGATGAGACATCGTCATGA
- a CDS encoding GNAT family N-acetyltransferase produces MNSSTMAPVLEIRKCGLNDLERVTALLREFGYPTTLSVMKERLESMENNHLQCTLVAELNNEVVGMIGLRQVISYYKQTDCITEITALIVSEELRGNGLGKRLVAAAEEWAREQGCCQLFLRSGNRVERAPAHAFYRHLGFEKTAGYRFNKALL; encoded by the coding sequence ATGAACAGTAGTACCATGGCCCCTGTACTGGAAATTCGCAAATGCGGCTTGAATGATCTGGAGAGAGTTACAGCGCTTCTGCGGGAATTCGGCTATCCAACAACGCTTAGCGTGATGAAAGAGAGACTCGAAAGCATGGAGAATAACCATCTCCAATGCACGCTTGTTGCAGAACTAAACAATGAAGTTGTGGGAATGATCGGTCTTAGACAGGTAATCTCGTATTACAAACAGACAGATTGTATCACTGAGATTACTGCACTTATCGTATCAGAAGAACTCAGAGGAAACGGACTCGGTAAAAGACTTGTGGCCGCAGCAGAAGAATGGGCACGTGAGCAAGGTTGCTGTCAGCTCTTCTTGAGAAGTGGTAACCGCGTAGAGCGCGCACCGGCACATGCTTTTTATCGTCATCTAGGTTTCGAAAAGACAGCAGGCTATCGCTTTAACAAAGCGTTGCTATAA
- the purT gene encoding formate-dependent phosphoribosylglycinamide formyltransferase produces the protein MWGAPFSAQSRKLLLLGSGELGKEVIIEAQRLGVETVAVDRYSDAPAMGVAHRSHVIDMLDAEALKTLIRSEKPDVIVPEIEAIATHALQELEEEGFFVVPTARAARLTMDREGIRRLAAEELGLPTADYRFADSLEELRQAVAELGTPCVIKPIMSSSGKGQSVCKRPEDAEECWNTALDGARAKGTRVIVEAFVTFESEITLLTVRSVSGTIFCPPIGHIQKDGDYVESWQPHFMKPELLDEAQSIAKAVTDQLGGFGIFGVELFLTDRGVLFSEVSPRPHDTGMVTMATQDLSQFAVHVRAILGFPVQSVQLLTPGASATLKAEGEGRAFVVTGIGEALELPRTQIRVFGKPEVRPGRRMAVALSAAENVEIARTVAKEAASKLKVEVYEDEQ, from the coding sequence ATGTGGGGAGCTCCTTTTTCAGCTCAAAGCCGCAAGCTGCTGCTGCTGGGCAGCGGGGAACTGGGTAAGGAAGTCATAATCGAAGCTCAACGTCTTGGCGTAGAGACCGTAGCTGTAGACCGTTATAGCGATGCACCAGCGATGGGTGTAGCTCATCGTTCACATGTTATTGATATGCTGGATGCAGAGGCGCTTAAAACGCTTATTCGCTCAGAAAAACCGGATGTTATTGTTCCGGAGATTGAAGCAATTGCCACTCATGCTCTTCAAGAGCTTGAAGAGGAAGGTTTCTTCGTTGTTCCGACCGCGCGAGCGGCCCGTCTGACCATGGACAGAGAAGGCATTCGCCGACTTGCTGCTGAAGAACTTGGATTGCCAACAGCGGATTATCGTTTTGCTGATAGTCTGGAAGAACTGCGTCAAGCCGTAGCAGAACTAGGCACTCCTTGTGTCATCAAGCCGATTATGAGTTCTTCTGGCAAAGGTCAGAGCGTTTGCAAAAGACCGGAGGATGCAGAAGAATGCTGGAACACTGCTTTGGATGGAGCGAGAGCCAAAGGGACTCGTGTTATCGTGGAGGCTTTCGTTACCTTTGAAAGTGAGATTACACTCTTGACGGTGCGTTCCGTGTCTGGCACGATATTTTGTCCACCTATTGGGCATATTCAGAAGGATGGCGATTATGTCGAATCTTGGCAGCCTCACTTTATGAAGCCGGAACTTCTGGATGAAGCTCAATCTATTGCCAAAGCAGTTACGGATCAGCTCGGAGGTTTCGGTATTTTTGGAGTGGAGCTTTTCTTGACAGATCGAGGTGTATTGTTTAGTGAAGTGTCACCTAGACCGCATGATACGGGAATGGTGACAATGGCGACGCAGGATTTATCTCAATTTGCAGTGCATGTCAGAGCTATTCTTGGTTTTCCAGTCCAGTCAGTACAATTACTGACACCAGGTGCCTCAGCTACGCTGAAGGCTGAAGGAGAAGGACGAGCTTTTGTTGTGACCGGAATCGGTGAAGCTTTGGAGCTACCAAGGACTCAGATTCGGGTATTTGGTAAACCAGAAGTCCGTCCAGGGCGACGGATGGCAGTAGCGTTAAGTGCGGCGGAAAATGTGGAAATCGCGCGGACGGTAGCCAAAGAGGCAGCGTCTAAGCTAAAAGTGGAGGTATATGAGGATGAACAGTAG